From the Martelella mediterranea DSM 17316 genome, one window contains:
- a CDS encoding MFS transporter produces MTLSQSGARFDAFRHKGYSLYFFSRFLGTFAVQIVSVAVGWQMYDETGNAFYLGLIGLFQFLPALLLTLVTGTVADRYNRRMIAAICFAVATACAACLLAITVLGLFSPWPVFALLALFGTERAFSGPALQSLAPNLVPEKDLANAIAWNSSSWQIASIVGPVAGGLLYGGGATLAYSSALALFAAATVLMLTVPKPSQRRPASAVTLNTILAGFRFITSEKVVLGAISLDLFVVLLGGAVALMPVFARDILDLGPWGLGLLRAAPGFGGVLVALLLASVPIRHHAGYYMFAGVAIFGLSTVVFGLSESAWISIAALAVMGGADMISVYVRETLIALWTPDELRGRVNAVNMVFVGASNELGEFRAGTMAHVIGAVPAVVFGGVGSLAVAVIWAAKFTKLRKVDSLETPEHLLGESDQP; encoded by the coding sequence ATGACCCTGTCCCAGTCCGGCGCACGCTTCGATGCCTTCCGCCACAAAGGCTATTCGCTCTATTTCTTCTCGCGGTTTCTCGGCACGTTCGCGGTTCAGATCGTGTCCGTCGCCGTCGGCTGGCAGATGTATGACGAGACCGGAAACGCCTTCTATCTCGGTCTGATCGGCCTGTTCCAGTTTCTGCCGGCGTTGCTTTTGACGCTGGTGACCGGCACTGTCGCCGACCGCTACAACCGCCGGATGATCGCGGCGATCTGCTTTGCGGTGGCCACCGCCTGCGCCGCCTGCCTTCTGGCGATCACAGTGCTCGGCCTGTTCTCGCCCTGGCCTGTGTTCGCGCTTCTGGCGCTCTTTGGTACGGAACGCGCCTTTTCCGGCCCGGCACTGCAGTCGCTCGCGCCGAACCTGGTGCCGGAGAAGGATCTCGCCAATGCGATCGCCTGGAACTCCTCGTCCTGGCAGATCGCCTCGATCGTCGGCCCGGTCGCTGGCGGCCTGCTTTACGGCGGCGGCGCGACGCTTGCCTATTCCTCCGCGCTCGCTTTGTTCGCCGCCGCCACGGTGCTGATGCTGACGGTGCCGAAGCCGAGCCAGCGCCGCCCGGCCAGCGCGGTCACGCTCAACACCATTCTCGCGGGCTTTCGCTTCATCACCTCGGAAAAGGTGGTGCTCGGGGCGATCTCGCTCGATCTGTTCGTGGTGCTGCTGGGGGGCGCGGTGGCGCTGATGCCAGTCTTTGCCCGCGACATTCTGGATCTCGGCCCGTGGGGCCTCGGGTTGTTGCGCGCGGCCCCCGGTTTCGGCGGCGTGCTGGTCGCGCTGCTGCTTGCCAGCGTGCCGATCCGCCACCATGCCGGCTATTACATGTTCGCCGGCGTGGCGATCTTCGGCCTTTCCACCGTCGTCTTCGGCCTGTCCGAAAGCGCCTGGATTTCGATTGCCGCACTCGCCGTCATGGGCGGGGCCGACATGATCTCGGTCTATGTCCGCGAAACGCTTATCGCGCTGTGGACGCCGGACGAGTTGCGCGGCCGGGTCAACGCCGTCAACATGGTGTTCGTCGGAGCCTCAAACGAACTTGGAGAGTTTCGCGCCGGCACGATGGCGCATGTCATCGGCGCCGTGCCGGCGGTGGTCTTCGGCGGGGTGGGGTCGCTGGCGGTCGCGGTGATCTGGGCCGCGAAGTTCACCAAACTGCGCAAGGTCGACAGCCTGGAGACGCCCGAGCACCTGCTGGGCGAATCGGATCAGCCCTGA
- a CDS encoding TerB family tellurite resistance protein: MFEKISRFLQDIGNDAPRGEARPDDARVAVVALCYQVMEADGVISDSERSRLRELIENQYDLHGAGLEELISAGEEAGNEAVDFYRFTSDVKRHLDEDQRVRLIGLLWDIAYADGSRSEMEDNVVWRIAELIGVSGRERVLERQAALKRAAIVDDGELPGDD, from the coding sequence ATGTTTGAAAAGATCAGCAGGTTTCTCCAGGACATCGGCAATGACGCTCCAAGGGGCGAGGCCCGACCCGACGATGCCCGCGTGGCGGTGGTGGCGCTCTGTTATCAGGTGATGGAGGCCGACGGCGTCATCAGCGACAGCGAGCGCAGCAGGCTTCGGGAACTGATTGAAAACCAGTACGACCTGCACGGCGCCGGGCTGGAAGAGCTGATCTCCGCCGGCGAGGAAGCCGGCAACGAGGCGGTGGATTTCTACCGCTTCACCTCCGACGTCAAGCGCCATCTCGACGAGGACCAGCGCGTGCGCCTTATCGGGCTGTTGTGGGATATCGCCTATGCCGATGGTAGCCGCAGCGAGATGGAGGACAATGTCGTCTGGCGGATTGCCGAACTGATCGGGGTTTCGGGCCGCGAGCGGGTGCTGGAGCGCCAGGCCGCGCTCAAGCGCGCGGCCATTGTCGACGATGGAGAACTGCCCGGTGACGATTGA
- a CDS encoding glutamine amidotransferase — MTIEPTRPILVILHQERSTPGRVGQMLVEKGFRLDIRRPALGDKLPETLAAHSGAVVFGGPMSANDNEDYVRREIDWLSIPLKENRPYLGICLGAQMLARQLGGKVQSNSDGSVEIGWYPLHATEHGRLLMKWPSMVYQFHREGFELPHGAELLASGDLYPNQAFRYGEKAYAVQFHAELTRAMMQRWVVHGASRFSLPQAQAGHLHLEGRMLHDRALKAWLSEFLDIVFERVPAKTLQG; from the coding sequence GTGACGATTGAACCGACACGACCGATCCTGGTCATCCTTCACCAGGAACGCTCGACCCCCGGCCGCGTTGGCCAGATGCTTGTCGAAAAGGGCTTTCGCCTCGATATCCGCCGGCCGGCGCTCGGCGACAAATTGCCGGAGACGCTCGCCGCCCATTCGGGCGCGGTGGTGTTCGGCGGCCCGATGAGCGCCAATGACAACGAGGATTATGTCCGCCGCGAGATCGACTGGCTGTCAATTCCGCTGAAGGAAAACCGTCCCTATCTCGGCATCTGTCTGGGCGCCCAGATGCTGGCCCGCCAGCTCGGCGGCAAGGTCCAGAGCAATAGCGACGGCTCGGTCGAGATCGGCTGGTATCCGCTGCACGCGACCGAACACGGCCGGCTGCTGATGAAATGGCCGTCCATGGTCTATCAGTTCCATCGCGAGGGATTTGAGCTGCCGCACGGCGCCGAACTGCTGGCCAGCGGCGACCTCTACCCCAACCAGGCCTTCCGCTATGGCGAGAAAGCCTATGCCGTGCAGTTTCACGCCGAACTGACGCGGGCGATGATGCAGAGATGGGTGGTGCACGGCGCCAGCCGGTTCTCGCTGCCCCAGGCGCAGGCGGGCCACCTTCACCTCGAAGGCCGGATGCTGCACGACCGGGCGCTGAAGGCCTGGCTCAGCGAATTCCTCGACATCGTGTTCGAACGCGTACCGGCGAAAACGCTTCAGGGCTGA